One segment of Rhipicephalus sanguineus isolate Rsan-2018 chromosome 6, BIME_Rsan_1.4, whole genome shotgun sequence DNA contains the following:
- the LOC119397702 gene encoding protein Wnt-16, translated as MSIHLYRSHGVSGSCGLRSCWRTLSPLASVGRLLRSRYRRSVRLRRPGDPRARPSDLVHVRPSPDFCRPEPGVPGSQGRPCADPSTCGRLCCGRGFETRTLRRLQRCQCRFHWCCYVTCDTCESKVQLHSCR; from the coding sequence ATGAGCATTCATCTGTACCGCAGCCACGGCGTGTCGGGTTCGTGCGGCCTGCGGTCGTGCTGGCGCACGCTGTCGCCTCTGGCGTCGGTGGGGCGCCTTCTGCGCAGCCGCTATCGGCGCTCGGTGCGGCTGCGGCGTCCGGGCGACCCTCGCGCTCGGCCCTCGGACCTGGTGCACGTGCGGCCGTCGCCGGACTTCTGCCGCCCGGAGCCCGGTGTACCCGGCAGCCAGGGACGGCCCTGCGCCGATCCCTCGACGTGCGGCCGCCTCTGCTGCGGCCGAGGATTCGAGACGCgcacgctgcggcggctgcagcgctgcCAATGCCGCTTCCACTGGTGCTGCTACGTGACCTGCGACACGTGCGAGAGCAAGGTGCAGCTCCACTCATGCCGCTGA